In Octopus bimaculoides isolate UCB-OBI-ISO-001 chromosome 14, ASM119413v2, whole genome shotgun sequence, the following are encoded in one genomic region:
- the LOC106876397 gene encoding uncharacterized protein LOC106876397, whose amino-acid sequence MEGGETEAYKSLEAKIVLLGSQAVGKTSLIIRYVGGIFSKHVSPTIGASFFTHKLTLDKYRIKLQVWDTAGQERFRSMAPMYYRKANAALLMYDITCKDSYYEIKDWVKELNKNVDTPIVLCLLGNKQDLEHQRRVSSAEAQQYAKSIGAYFFETSALFNTGIDETFLKLAQGLIELSEKPNSGLKVHSSPSFEGYETNNTVQLDKSKPDDETNCAC is encoded by the exons CTGTAGGAAAAACCAGTCTTATCATTCGTTATGTTGGCGGCATATTCAGCAAGCACGTCAGTCCAACGATAGGGGCCTCATTTTTCACACATAAGTT GACTCTGGACAAATATAGAATTAAGCTACAAGTTTGGGATACTGCCGGACAGGAACGATTTCGCTCCATG GCCCCTATGTATTATAGAAAGGCTAATGCTGCATTACTGATGTATGATATCACATGTAAAGATAGCTATTATGAAATCAAGGACTGGGTCAAAG AGTTGAATAAAAATGTTGATACACCTATAG TGCTGTGCCTTCTTGGGAACAAACAGGATCTGGAACACCAAAGAAGAGTATCCTCGGCGGAAGCCCAACAATATGCCaaatccattggagcatacttcTTTGAGACATCAGCATTATTTAATACAG gtATTGAtgaaacatttttgaaattaGCTCAAGGCCTCATCGAATTAAGTGAAAAACCAAACTCTGGACTAAAAGTTCATAGTTCTCCCTCTTTTGAAGGATATGAAACAAACAACACAGTGCAATTGGACAAATCAAAACCCGATGATGAGACTAATTGCGCCTGCTGA